From the genome of Clavelina lepadiformis chromosome 2, kaClaLepa1.1, whole genome shotgun sequence:
AGTTAGAATGTAATGAGCAAGCCAGCAATAACCGTTCCTGGTTCGGACAAGGACCCAGCATTCCACCGGAGGTCGCTGCATAGATTGCAGCATCAAAGACGATCGCAGAGCTCCTCAAATTTCAACAAGGAAAACAAAGTAGAACTTAAACCACTTCCACTATTGAAAGGTACTTAGTGATTTTGGTGTGGTTGTGATTGACTAATACCTTTGTATGTATGATATTTAGAGAAAGTACAAAACGTAATgagataaattaattaattaatctaaaacataaacttttaaaatgattttttcatCATGTTTCAGTTTTACTGAATTTGTTTAGTGCTGTACAGTTAGTTTCACACAATGGTGCGAATTGCGAAGTGTTTTTGATAAAAGGTTCAGCTAATCAATGCACTTAATCAATTGCAGATGCTTCTCCAGCAGACCAGCAAGATCTGTTTATCAAAAAGTTGCAGCAATGCTCTGTTATTTTTAACTTCATGGAGGGCATTGAGGACCTTCAGGTTGTCTATTTTTGTTCTAAGTTGCtatgttttatgtttgtatttttgttttaggttttatgcttaactttcATGTGACTCAATGTTGGTGGTTTTTATCATAGTATAGTAGGTTTTGCAGTTTTCTAATTTTCACGTTCAGTTTAATATCTATTAATATCATAtatgttaaaatataatttgttCAGAAGTTATCACCAAACACCCGGGTGTTTTTGAGAAGATTTAGAAGTTGCTCACCAAAATATTTGGTTCTTGTAACAgaataagtttaaaacaaagacACTGATATaaaatggtttaaaaataatttgcaaaaatgttcttCAAGGGCAAGGAAATAAAGAGAGCAAGTTTAAACGAAATAGTGGATTACATTTCATCTTCAACTGGAGTGCTTGCTGAACCAGTTTATTCTTATCTTACAAAAATGGTAGAGGGATTTGAACCTAGTTTTACAATTTGTCACTACACCACTGACCAATACATAATTTTGGAAAAAGTATTACTTTTTTATTGTTGAAGCAGCAAGTTTTAGTTTAAGAACtagttttgtatattttgtcACTTCTAGAAATATCTACCATGTCACATCTTCTATGTTGTTGTTATCTTACAGATTGCTGCAAATATCTTTCGTACGCTTCCTCCAACCGAGACAATGGAGTACGATCCAGAGGACGATGAACCGACGTTAGAAGCTTCTTGGCCACATTTGcaggtttttaaaatttttcctcGCTTCATTACAAGCTgtagaaatgtttattgaaGCAATAAAGTTAGTGTGACTTTAACAGTGTTCACAGCttttaattgaaatgaaaCTTCATGCAATTCTTTTCAGCTTGTATATGAATTCTTTTTGAGGGTGATGGAGTCACAAGAATTCCAGCCCACCATTGCAAAGAAATACATTGACCAAAAATTTGTTGCTCAGGTTTGTTTAAGCATATACTATCGCAGTTTGCCGCATAGAGTTAATAAGGTTAGAAATGTGTGTAGTGCTTACTACATAGCATTTCAAGGTTGTATTGCTAAACAATAGTTGTACtttgtgtaatttttgaaGCCTAATTGAATTCtgcttttatatatattttggcTGTGTTAATGTATTACCACAAACAgtagttaaaaatgtttaattttgcagttgCTTGATCTCTTTGCCAGTGAAGACCCAAGAGAAAGAGACTTCTTGAAAACAGTTCTTCATCGAATTTATGGCAAATTCCTGGGCCTGAGGGCGTTCATTCGACGACAGAtgaacaacatttttttaacgTAAGCAAAATCATTATAAACTTACGCATTTTttacatatactgtacaaatattctttttaaCACTGTATTTTCAGTGTTTTTGATGGAATTGTAACTTACGAATTGTGATTGAATTGTAATTGGAACTTGCAAATATGTTGTTGGTGCTGATAGTTATGAAATGGTCAGAACTGAGTAGAATTTGGTGAATTATGTTTGAGCATTGTCAACCACATAACAATACAAACCCAACCAACTTGTAACTAATCGTAATTGTCCACGCAGCACAATGACAGCAGCATTGAAATAGTAAACAAAAGATTTATATAGTCCAAATATGATGGCTTTGAGCAAGGAAACAGTAGTGGACAATAAAAAGTAATGACAAGACTCACCATTATGTGAGCTATATTAATGTACAAAAATACCACCGCTACTAAACTTTTCACCAAGTTTGTACTTTGTTGACAGCACTATAACCAGCTCTAGTTTTGAAGCATTTAGATGTACACCTACTGTAGTATGCAGTAGACTCCACTTCTTATAACCACCTTAACCAGACCTTTTTGACCATAATATTCAAATGGTTGCAATAATCGAAACTGCTACAGTACCATTCTACAGTACCATTTTACCACACCAGGACCAGTACAGTTAGgtacaaaatgacaaaaaacatcGTATTCATCATTTATAtcattaacattaaaaaacattaaagtgGACGTCAGTagatgaattgaaaataaaattgccaCTGTAAAGTTGCATAATTGACACgaaaaattgatcaaaaaagcgaaaaaaatGGAAGAAGTGAACATAATATTTGAAGACTGGCTATAGTAAATGGAGAATTTTATATGGCAAGGTTCGGAACCAAACCAAATTATCATGTAAAGCGGTTGGTCATATTAATTATCGTCAGTCATGTAAAGCAGATTCTATTGTATATcattatgttttcattttctaaAACATGCATTagattatataaataaaagatGGTACCCTTGCATTACATGCAGAAGGCAGTTTGATGATTTCAGCATTTGCTTTGCTGACAATGTTTGAATCATTTTAATTACACACTGTTTTACTGCTGCAACATATCACAACCTATGAAGTATGCATGCTTCAGATATGCTGTTTTATGCAAACAACAGATTATTGTAATACGCTTAATTGAGTTTAATTTCTGTGCTTAATCTGGGTTTGGTGAAGGTTTTTGTGCGAAACACtcttaatgcagtattttatGATCACATTAAGTTGGTTTTAAAAACTATATTTGGTCATTTGTGGTTGTACTTTTTCCTATGAAAACAACTTAATAATGGATGTCACTTATCAGGTTTATCTACGAGCACGAAAAATTTGCTGGGATACCGGAGTTACTAGAAATTCTTGGAAGGTTTGTTTCAATGTTGTCCTAACTTGCTATTTTATTTGTCTCTActtattgtgcaaaatgtgtccAATCTGATACTTATACTTGTCATACTCATATTTTCAGCATAATCAATGGATTTGCCTTGCCTTTGAGATCAGAACATCGCCTGTTTCTCTTAAAGATTCTTATTCCTTTGCACAAGACACATGCACTGGCAATGTTTCATGCCCAGGTGATTAAGATTTTCTGTGTGAATAGCGAATACTAATGATTTGAATAATCCAATAAGTCAAAGAAACTAGTTTCTTTATTGGCCAGTTATTGTCCAGTTCGAAAAGTGACAATAACTTTGTTGGCGATTTCTctgttgtatttgtttttaacaaattatcattttttaaTACTTTGCCCTTTGACTCTTTTGATTGCTCTacatataaaacatttttcttcgTAATTATGACACCTTCTTATTTTTATCTTGCTTGCAACAACCAATCTAGTAACTTATTTGGAGCAaccattttttgtaaaaattgtgTAACGGATTGTTATTTCGATCTAAAATGAATTTTCTATGCTTAACAGCAACTTTCTCATTGCTTTTCAGCTTGCATATTGTGTGGTTCAGTATTTGGAAAAGGATCCTAGCCTGACGCAACCAGTAAGTGAAATTTAAATATCTGATCAAACATTGTAATGGTTTCAGTGACCCGCTGCAGGATTGTAAACTTAGTATCTCTTTATAACTTATGCTATAAAGTGTGGGTTAGAATTCTTGTAAATAGTGGTTGTCTTATGacatttatagcttttgttgTGGTTGATTGATTGGGTTCAGCTGTTTTAATGACAACGAACTTCGTACGACAGGAATGGGCGGTAAACAACGTTCGGTTGAAAGTAGAGAAAACGAAAAACGTTTTCTTAATTGAAAAAACGTAAACTTTAGGGTTTTTGTAGCACGATTTAGCCATAATTGCGCCATGTATTGAGTGCGTTCCTTGGTAAAATGTGTCAGTATCCTGGTGTAATTGTCCGTAACAAAGCATAATGTTTCACATAGCTTTACTTATACAGCTTTCTATTCTGTAATCTGAAACCACATCTCCATTTGATCACTGCTATGCCATTTGAGATATACAAGCAGTTGTAACAACAACAATcgcttttataaaaaattgttatcaAACCTGGAAAATATGAACAGCGCCGCTTACGCTCTTTGTGCACCCTATTTCTATGTTTAATCAGTTTGTTTATTCAGGTCTGTCAGGTAAAAGGTATCAATGATAGCAACGTGTCACATACCGACAAATATCGAACACACCACATCAAAATATTACCAAtctatgcaaataaataatcaCTTAACCTATTGCTCCAAGTTCTGTTATTGTTTCGCTGTTATTTAACTTGTTTGGATGCATGATGTAGTTGAActttatttgctttattttgtaAAGCTGTGGTCTGCGCACTTACAATTAATAACTACCTAAGTATTGGTTAGTGACATACCAACTATTCAACTAACTAAACTAAAAGTGCAAATGAATTATGACTGGTTGTCAAGGACTTATGTACAGCACCCTGAGCCCATTTGTCTCGTTAATACAAtctgtttgaaatattaagtGCTTTCATCTCAGCAATGTAATCATTGTCTGACAATGCTGACATATCTTCTGGAATATTTTCAACCTTTCTGGTAGTGACGCTTTATTGTGGCTGTGATAGTTGGACTATAAAAGTTATGAAAATTTAGGTTGTTGTTGTCTAACAATTTTAAtagaaaaatataatattttatttatttttttactgcTCCTGTCACGTTGTTTCAGCtgaatttgtttgcaaattctAAACACCAACTTAATAGCATTACATATAACATCAGAGGTTTTATCACTTAATTCAAAAGGTCATTGCTCCTGTGGTTTCTCCAATTGTTTGCTTAAGGTTAGGAACTGAATGTTActttttttatgtttcttgCAGAGATTTTCAGAGAATAATTTTACTATGAATTATTTAATGATAAGTGTGTAATTACTCATGAATACAGTTCATAGCAATACATGGCAGCTAGAAAGGAATGTTGCAATACAATCTTTCTACATTTACTGACTGTGTGATTATTATATTGTTAAGTAAATGATGAGCAACTATCGTGGAAATAATTGGCTGCATTATATTGTGGTATAACTCGAATGATTCACATGGCACCTTTTATGAAGTCAGATTAACTGAATATATCTCCTATACTGTTCAAACAGGCTTAATATATTCTTTTAATTTCTGTAAACTTACCATAAAACATGCTGCAATGCAACtagatattttgtttctattgcATTAAGTCTGAGAATTCTTGTTGATATTCCAACGTTACTTAAACCATGGGTTTCATTCCAAATTTGGTTTGCCTGGAGTTAACTGCTGGATCACGATTTTGCTCATAAGCTGCTATGGCAATTTTAGTAACTAAATGGATTATATTTAGTATTTTTGGCTCCCAAATATGTGTCAACTATTTTACAAACGATTTTGGGtcatgaaaacttttttttatgaaactcTGTGACATTGTATTGTTAGTACATATTTAAGCTAATATATTAGTAAAAACTATGGATCTATGAAAATTTATCAGGTGCTGGAAGGTCTACTGAAGTATTGGCCGCAAACTTGTAGCTCAAAAGAAGTCATGTTTCTCGGTGAACTAGAGGAAATACTCGATGCAATTGAGGCTGCACAATTCAAAACGGTGCTTCCTTTGCTTTTCAACCAACTTTCCAAGTGTGTTTCGAGTCCACATTTTCAGGTGCTTTTGTTTGTTACATAAAAGCATTGTTTCTTGTTAGCAAATTATTTCATGTCACTGTCAGTGTTTTCCAACCTTTTTGTTGTCATGGACTGCTATGTAAAAGTTTCACACATCGTTtaagttataacttttgtGAGTCGTGTGCTGCTATAGCATGGCTCTACTACAAAACAATCTGCTAAATCTTAGCGGCCTCTGTTTGTGTATCTTTTCAAAATGGTGTTGTGCCTCCATAACACAAGAACTGTCATCATACCTTTTATGCAAACTGGATTTTACAACACAATAATAATACTTGTTGATAATTGATATGCAGTGTGTCGTAATGCTCATTACATTTAGTCAACTGTCCATTGGCATTTAGTGATCTAATTAAAATCCACACTTTCCTGTCACCGGCCcctatattgtgcaaattatcgaaaaagtcaaaatgcaaaaacaaataaaaatttttagtttaattcCTAAAAATGTTGGCATTCTTTGATTCTTGACATTTTTTCACGGACCCATTTTTCATGAACCCATTTTTTTTCACCGACccatttcacaaattttttcaCGAGAACCGCTGGTGCGCTGGAAAATCAGCTTTGAAAATATAAtccaaactttaaaaaatttattcgaTTTCTTCAGCTTCAAGTTAATGAGTTTTCACCATATTActttatatttacattttcgCTTCAGGTTGCTGAGAGAGCTTTATATTTTTGGAACAATGAATATATACTGAGCTTGATAGAAGAAAATTCTTCGGCTATTTTACCTCTAATGTTTCCGAGTTTATACAAGATTTCTAAAGAACACTGGAATCAGTAAGTATATAATTGCTATGgagtcaaaaaacaaattacctTCTGTGCAGTTTTAATAACTTAGAATTGGAAACTTTGGTTTTGATTTTGCATCAAAAAACTACCAATAACAGCTGATATTtagcattgtttcataatatATGCTTCTTGGTATTGGCAGTGAACTATGGGCTCAAGTAGTAGATTAAGTTCTATTTGCaatatttccttttttataaaaaaatcaaacatcaaaatttgTCTCTTGTGCATAGATAAAGTACAAGCGGCTTTGAATGATAGCATTTTGTGTAAACCTGACCTTTATTTTGTCTTCATCGAAATGTCAGAGTTAGTAGCATTTGCCATAAAAGATTAGTCCTTTCAGGAAAAGAAATCTATCCATCGATTGCTTGAATATACATTAATTGTGTAACTGGGGTTAATAGCTCTTGCCAATGCCTTGCATTGGATGATATTTTAGTTGGTTTGTCAAAAGTTAAACGCATGGCACAATTCTCTTAGCTTCAGCGTATGCTTGCCACTGATGTTGTTAAATGTCTTGGTAAATATACTTGTTGCAATGCAAACAATGTTAACATCTTTAACTCCTTTCTATTCGTGAAAATACCTAACTTGATTTATGTCCTGGGCAGTACCATCTTTAAAGCAAATAGTTTATTGTTCCCAGATAAAGCTTTTTGTGTGAACTGAAGTGTCCTAACTCTTTAGAGAACTTAATTTTAAAGCGGATTTGATTTTTGTCcttcaaataataaaactacAGTATTTTTATTCACTCGTTGAAGTTCATGTTTCTTTCACTTGGTAGCTAATATGTTGTATATAGTTGAGCTCTTCATCAACAATGTACTTTAACTACTGATCATTGCATGAGTCTAGTCTACATATGCAGCATTGTTGCTTGCACACATGTGGTAATCACAATTCAAGATTCATTGAATCAGTTTCAAGCTTTTAGtgtattttttaaagtctCTTTGAAGAGGTGATAGTTTTCACATGGTAATAACTTCAAACAATGCTGTTCTATCAGCCCATGGTGGCTTGAGTTTTGTAAATAAGTCTTGATAGTCTAATGTAATTCATAACTTAACTGAAATGCGATATGCAACATGTGGTATACATTAgttagtaaaataaaacatgctGTATATTATAGAGACCTGTTTAGAAAATTAAGTTATATAACGTTCATCACGGAAtgaatattatataatataccGTACATACATATCTATAAGATATTATACActctaaattaaattgttacttTCAATTCAGGACGATTGTTGCGTTGGTTTACAATGTCTTGAAGTCATTTATGGAAATGAACTCAGAGCTGTTTGATAATTTAACAGCATCGTATAAAGCAGATAGACAAAAGTAAGTGAGGTTTGAATTTCTTTCTATTTGCATTACTTGGGTGTGAGTGTGCTATGAAAGCTTATACAACCATTGCTTTGTGGAGATCAAAACTTGAACACTATCAAtcaattgcaaatattttcttcaataAGCATGTggtaataaaatgaaatataataataaaataataaaatgagTTATTTCATAAGATGTATGTGTCACTTGTTCTTAAATCAATTTTCTAcacttataaaaataatttagagCAATAAGCTTTTAAGATACCATGTCAATGCGAACTTGTTTCAAGCACATACTGTATttgtaaatttcattttttttggTTGCCAATTATTTATATGCTGCTAaacatttaaatgaatttcattaaaaaaaaaagataaaatgttgtttatgtAGGGaagcaagaaaacaaaaagagAGGGATGATTTGTGgaagaaattaaataaattaagtGTTAAGAAAAATAGCATAAAAATGTGCTAGCTGCTGAACCAAACACAGTTTGTACTGAACATTTTCTGATATCTTCATCAATTAAGAAAGGAGTTTTTGGATTTTTCAAGTGGAAATTGTCGTATCCTATACATGCTTTTTGTTCAGTGCCTTATGCCTACTTATTCACTTTCATCAAAGTTAAATACCGTCAGCATTTGTATCAGAAGCTTCTCAGATGAATCAGCATGCATCTGATAGATGCCACTGTGGTTTCTACTCATAGTGAATGATTGCATCCAAACTATTGCTTTGCTTTTCTTCAGATTTAATAATATCCAGCAACcaagtttgcaaaaaatttaaagagcaattttttgtttaatttctgaGCTTTTCAGTGAGGCCGTTGcggtttttaattttgaaattttaaagtgcTGTTATTATGCTGAGGTTAACCTACCATTAATGGCATGTTAAGactaatttttcaaaatactggTCTGAGGTAAGCTCTGTATTTTTAAACCTTTCTTAATCAAGTATCTAATCtgtgatttgaaataaatagGTAGAGTTTCATTTTAGCGTACTATTTGATCATTTTTATAATCTTGTGTTTTTTTCTAGGCATTTATTGTGCATACATAGTTTTCCTGTATCATTGTATAAGTTATGTTGTGAAGTAAGAAGCTTTTTAGATCATGAACGGGagctttaaaacaaataaatattgaGTCTCTTTTTAATTCTTCATCTCtgtttattttgcactttATTGATTTCACTTTTATCAGATGATAAACTTTTATCACATAGGCTTTTTCATTTgatattgtgttttttttaccaaataaGAAGACATAAATTAaccattaattttttttgccgTTATCAGGCATTCATGTCACCTGAGTTTGTAAGCAGCACAATCGTATCTGTTGAACTTGTGTTTCAGTAATTTGACGAAAATCTAACATAAACGATACCAGAGTAAATTTACATGATGTTACTGTTTCAGTATCAACAAAGCATCACCAAAGTGCATTGCAGTATTCGCATTGAATTGTTTCTTAGTGATTTTGGCCGATTAGACTGCACAGATCGGTATTTTAAAATGCTGTgatttgttaaagtttttccTGTTGTTTGTCTTTGCGTAAAGAAAACTTGTAAAACTTTGACCAACAATATCAATCTAGGCCAGATGCACTCAATTGATCCAGTTTATATGATTATTAATTGTCAATTTTTATGTAAAGTTTTTTGCTATCATCAAACGCGATAGTTTAAACCCAGTAGTATCGAGAGTATGTAACAACCAACATTTGTTGTAGCTTTGTccttgtttaatttaatacaTTTTTTCACCTGTAATCTGTAAATGTCACACACACACACTGTGCCCATTTATGTGCGACAAGCCTGACTACCAAGTAACCTCGACTGGTGTTTTGGCTTAAGTTTTTCTATTTCACATATCGGAAGTGTTTTAGTGTTTACGTGAGAACTCTTTTGATGTGAGTTTTTCTCAACTATAGCATTCACTCAAACTCAGTTCAGTATTCTTATTTGCCCATTAATTTGACCTCACTGAAATATTGTATGGTCGCTTTATTGGGTTGGTGCTTTGCACAGTGTTTTCAATTGTCCTTGAACTACCAGTTTTCTGTAGACAATTGCTTCATTGCTTAGTGTGAATACAATAGGCAAACATTTCGTgtgatgtttttgttttttaaaagggATTCCGACTACCTTAGTTTAAAAAAGTCTAGGTTTGATGTGTTAAGGCCTGTCCAAAAAAGCACTGAGATCCTTTACTCGCTAGCTCAATATAGGAATTTAGGAAATAAAGACGGTCctcttattttaaaggtcaaACTCCAGTACGTTTGAATCCTGAATTTCAGTGTGACCACGACCtgttaactaaatcatttgctaGGAATCGTAAAAGATGGTGTTGGTGCCGTCTTTACGACTTACGTTTTATacaatttgcaatattttggtGTTAAATGTTACAAGGCGCATAAAAGTGTAGAATTTGGAAACCTAGTTTGTTCGGGCCGAGTTTTTCCGCGAATTAGCGCTCAACTCAATGAACGTGGAGAATGCCCTTCCAGTTTCCAACAGTGATAACCTTTTTTGGCTAAAGAaagtaatattgagaaagcgGTTACCAACAAAGAATTTCACACAAAATACATGATATTCGAGAGCGTTTAGATATATCCAACagctcaaaaattaaaatttatagaaagttttctttaaatcaaaatttacaagCCATTTTGCCAGTTTCCCACGACATCCGGGGTTATAATGCTGTGGGAAAATCAAAGCGGAACTAACTTAGCTTGACAAAGGTATGATGCAGGTATCCTATCAATCAATGGATCAGATGTTTCATTGTCAAACATTTGGATTGCTGACTGTAGTTGCACAAGGCAGGTTATATGTGGCTGTATGGTGTATTTTACTTCTATTTTGTCAACCTTTGTTGTCTAGTTTTTACTCTGCTTAGGTAGGCTATAATGCAGGCCCAGCTGCTTTGTGTATTTACTGATTTATGTACGTATTTTCCTAGGCTACGGGCAGGCGGGGCAAGGCAAGGAAGAGTACTTACAGACTGAGTAGGCCTAACAGCTAGCAAACAGTACCCTGTTTATCGGTAATTCTTCGATAAATTCTTTGAAGCTGTTAAAAACAGGAATCTTTTCATATATTCTGATAGTagaaatttggaatcacaagAAAAACGGGAAACATTCAATCATCAAAAAGCATGTCTACTAGAAGGGCCACCCATGCTGGTAGCTGGTATTCAAGTTCAGGTACAGGTTTTAACATGTAAGCATTCTTTGTCAGCTTATATTAATTCATAATGCTGTAATGCTACGTTCAAACGTtataatatatacatatatatattatatatacgtTGGatgaaaattataataaataaacaacaaattgaGGCTTCGGTGCTCACAGTaagaacaaaatttatgtCTCTGCATACACAATTTTGCATCGAAAACTGCCATGCTTTCCTGTCTGGTCCTAactcagtggttcccaaacctTTCCTGCAGTGAAAGCCCTTCAAGGTTTGAAGGAACCTGTCGAAATTCAACACAATAAAACTTTAGCAATTGATTTCCACTTACAACAGCCTATACCGGGGCCATTAGTGCCCAAACCTGCTTCACGATTGAGTAACATTAGATAAAGCCCGAAGTTTTTGGGAGCTGCAAATGTGTATTTACTCACAAACATTAAAGTTTATAAtcatagaaaaaaataagaCTTTTTCCCTGGACAGCAATGCAGGTTACTATGGCAAGATCAAGACAAAACAATTAGAACTGGTAGCTATTACATCCATACCTAGAGTGATGAAAAATTATCAGAATGCTTATCGCAGACAATGTTCTTAGATACATCACAAAAGCCTTTCATATCAACTGCTGTGTCTCTAATTTGGGCGAATGCGTACCAGTATGAAACAAGTCACGTTAGCACTATTATTAGAGATTGCCTGGAATGATCACACTCTAACAAAATAGATTTAAATTCTTgaacaagaagaaaaacaGACTAAGATAGCTTTTCTACAAGTTCAAAGAGTCACATGCAAAGGCCCAAAGAGTTGCATGGAGAGCGATGTTTTGGCCACACTTAGCCTATACTGACAACTGTCTGCCATAATACCACTTGGAGAAGTTTACAAGTTGTAATGAAGTTGGTACGAAGCTAGATAATTcgattgttttactttttaccaATACTAGATTATTTTAGTATTTGTATCTGTCTCGTGGAACCCACTTTGTCGACCATTGTTTTAATCTAACTTCCCATTTTAACAATGGTTGGtgtaagttattttgtttgaaattttaggCGTGGTATAACAATTATTGAGACAAGTTATTTCAACAACTGCTGCACCAGTTTGTTGTAAACTTTGCCAGTTACATGGTTAATTTAATATGTTTTACTAACATTAAGCAATATGACCTATATACATATTTCCAACTGACCTTTACATAGGATACTACAGTAGTATTACTTAATTCTTcacaatgacaaaaaattatttttaattataatgcCAGAACCCAGAAGGCCTATTTGTAGAGTTTTGCATCAGAGTagttttaacaaacaaatttttcaaatgcattattaaaatatattagCATATCAAGAAATGCAATGTTTTGCAGGAAGCCAGCTTAATCAGCAGCTAAATCAGTGGCTGAGTGAAGCATCAGGCTCATCTCACGGACCTGCACGAGCGATCATTTCTCCACATGCTGGTTATTCGTACTGTGGTTCATGTGCAGCACACGCTTATAAACAAATTGATGCCACCAACGTGTACGTTTCTGTTTTAtgcttcaaaattttttattctaaGGTATTTGGCTAACTTAAAGTTGTAGAGTTTTATTTCCTCGGCGTTGATATTTTCATTCAGTTGTGAGTAGCTCTACACCCTATTGGCTGGGTGGTGTACTGACATAGTGGTAGAGCATCTGATCAGCAGTTATGTCATCCAGGGTTACTACTCAGCTGTGCTGCATTATTGTCTTATTTCCATGCTCTTCCAAAATGTTGATACTTGCCCTAATCAGTGGTTTAGTAACTGTGACAAACAGTTCCAGGTTTAGTCGACATCAAATAATTAACTTAACCACAAATAAAATACCTCAGTTTTAAAATGCAGACAGTCTCAATGAATGGGGCTTCAGCTGTGTGGAAACTTGTGCGAAAAGTTTTGTCAGCCTGAGGATAAATACTctgtattttattgtattatgTATTACTGTATTGGATTGTATTAACTGTTGTATTTTATGTAGCGTTCTTCTTATCAAATAAAttcttttgctattttacttCTGTATTGCAAGTATGAGCTTCA
Proteins encoded in this window:
- the LOC143445986 gene encoding serine/threonine-protein phosphatase 2A 56 kDa regulatory subunit epsilon isoform-like: MSKPAITVPGSDKDPAFHRRSLHRLQHQRRSQSSSNFNKENKVELKPLPLLKDASPADQQDLFIKKLQQCSVIFNFMEGIEDLQGKEIKRASLNEIVDYISSSTGVLAEPVYSYLTKMIAANIFRTLPPTETMEYDPEDDEPTLEASWPHLQLVYEFFLRVMESQEFQPTIAKKYIDQKFVAQLLDLFASEDPRERDFLKTVLHRIYGKFLGLRAFIRRQMNNIFLTFIYEHEKFAGIPELLEILGSIINGFALPLRSEHRLFLLKILIPLHKTHALAMFHAQLAYCVVQYLEKDPSLTQPVLEGLLKYWPQTCSSKEVMFLGELEEILDAIEAAQFKTVLPLLFNQLSKCVSSPHFQVAERALYFWNNEYILSLIEENSSAILPLMFPSLYKISKEHWNQTIVALVYNVLKSFMEMNSELFDNLTASYKADRQKEARKQKERDDLWKKLNKLSVKKNSIKMC